In one window of Methanolobus mangrovi DNA:
- a CDS encoding LeuD/DmdB family oxidoreductase small subunit yields the protein MLDNIIKGKAWIFGSDIDTDVIIPGKYLRTTDMQALADHAMEGIDPEFSKKVKKGDVIVADDNFGCGSSREQAVLALKYAGVACIVAKSFGRIFFRNAINVGLPLMEADVQCSEGDEVEIDLLQGTVKVNGKVFHGNKLPDFLLEMLTKGGLVAQRKAKKNSQ from the coding sequence ATATTGGACAATATAATCAAGGGAAAAGCATGGATATTCGGCAGTGATATCGATACCGATGTAATAATTCCCGGAAAATACCTGCGCACAACAGATATGCAGGCCCTTGCTGATCATGCTATGGAAGGAATAGACCCTGAGTTCTCTAAAAAGGTTAAAAAGGGAGATGTCATCGTTGCAGATGATAACTTTGGATGTGGCTCTTCCAGGGAACAGGCAGTATTGGCACTAAAGTATGCAGGTGTTGCATGCATAGTAGCAAAATCATTTGGGAGGATATTCTTCAGGAATGCCATCAATGTCGGACTGCCACTCATGGAAGCAGACGTACAGTGCAGTGAAGGCGATGAAGTGGAAATTGACTTGCTTCAGGGAACTGTAAAAGTTAACGGTAAAGTGTTCCATGGAAACAAGCTACCTGATTTCCTTCTTGAAATGCTGACTAAAGGTGGACTCGTAGCCCAGCGTAAAGCAAAGAAGAACTCACAGTAA
- the flaJ gene encoding archaellar assembly protein FlaJ, producing MSYEKAFKNIGMEPKAYAKKFALPIISFGFIFSIILMVAFPALFTGTTKYIPALIPVICIIFALSYPLTILAAKASRIDNNMHYYITQMGSIATAETPRIDIVRIVSENEDYQELAEETKKIYDLVTVWHLSLADACRFISKRTPSIIFEDFLDRFAHALQSGEDVKTFLFAEQSVVMNEYESMYFGALYVVEIIKELFVSLVMSLIFMASFAVIMPVITGMNAELLMSIVVLVFLVTDLVMVMFTKSKIPKDPAWSRSSNMTENKLKLYRSVPISIAGCIIVFIAVSLYGKIETSIAVAMVLTPLVYTGHVSRSIEKSIRRKDENFPAFIRSLGSSAGARGGVIDDALKALRAHDFGPLTKDVNNLYKMLVTRIDKFGSWEYFSANTGSNLIQRFSVMFVQATNLGGQPEIIGDIIATNFHKIVTLRKKRSQSAGSLVGVLYGLTGGIGFTMYISLGVVGLMQDMFSAVEMPPGMSMGMVLYTDVGSIETLSNMVMLIMVGHSLMSALLIRIVDGGHMLSATTDFVIMVWISGVSAVVTMSGVSSLLNLS from the coding sequence ATGAGTTATGAAAAGGCATTCAAGAATATTGGCATGGAACCTAAGGCTTATGCCAAGAAGTTTGCCTTACCTATAATATCATTCGGTTTTATTTTTTCAATAATTCTTATGGTAGCGTTTCCTGCACTTTTCACGGGTACTACCAAGTATATACCAGCATTAATTCCGGTTATATGTATTATCTTTGCCTTATCATATCCTTTGACAATTCTTGCTGCCAAGGCATCACGTATAGACAATAATATGCACTACTATATCACTCAGATGGGTTCAATTGCAACAGCGGAAACCCCAAGGATAGATATAGTACGTATCGTTTCAGAAAATGAGGATTACCAGGAACTTGCCGAGGAAACAAAGAAGATCTACGATCTTGTAACCGTATGGCATCTTAGTCTTGCTGATGCATGTCGCTTTATTTCTAAAAGAACTCCTTCTATTATATTCGAGGACTTCCTTGACAGATTCGCACATGCACTTCAGTCGGGAGAAGATGTTAAAACCTTCCTTTTTGCAGAGCAGAGTGTGGTAATGAATGAGTATGAATCAATGTATTTCGGTGCCCTTTATGTTGTTGAGATCATTAAGGAACTATTCGTGTCCCTTGTGATGTCCCTGATATTCATGGCATCATTTGCTGTCATCATGCCGGTCATTACAGGTATGAATGCAGAACTTCTCATGAGTATAGTCGTGCTCGTCTTCCTTGTAACAGATCTTGTAATGGTAATGTTCACAAAAAGCAAAATACCAAAAGATCCTGCATGGAGTCGTTCTTCCAATATGACTGAGAACAAGTTAAAGTTATATCGTTCAGTACCAATTTCCATAGCTGGCTGCATAATTGTGTTTATCGCAGTTTCACTTTATGGGAAGATAGAAACTTCAATTGCTGTGGCTATGGTTTTAACTCCTCTCGTTTATACAGGCCATGTATCAAGGTCAATAGAGAAGAGTATTCGTAGGAAAGATGAGAACTTCCCTGCATTCATCCGTTCTCTTGGAAGTTCTGCCGGTGCAAGGGGTGGTGTCATTGATGATGCACTGAAAGCCCTGAGAGCGCATGACTTCGGTCCTCTGACAAAAGATGTGAACAACCTTTACAAGATGCTTGTCACCAGAATCGACAAATTTGGCTCATGGGAATATTTCTCAGCTAACACCGGAAGTAATCTGATACAGCGTTTTTCTGTAATGTTTGTGCAGGCAACTAATCTGGGTGGCCAGCCAGAGATCATCGGGGATATAATAGCAACGAACTTCCACAAGATAGTAACTCTCAGGAAAAAGAGATCACAGTCTGCCGGAAGTCTTGTCGGTGTCCTGTATGGCCTTACAGGCGGTATTGGTTTTACCATGTATATCTCACTTGGTGTGGTGGGACTTATGCAGGATATGTTCTCGGCTGTGGAAATGCCTCCGGGGATGTCCATGGGAATGGTGCTGTATACGGATGTCGGCAGCATTGAGACACTTTCAAACATGGTTATGTTGATAATGGTTGGTCATTCCCTGATGTCCGCTCTTCTTATCAGGATAGTGGATGGAGGGCATATGTTGAGTGCCACCACTGACTTTGTGATAATGGTATGGATATCCGGGGTAAGTGCAGTCGTCACTATGTCAGGTGTATCTTCGTTACTGAATCTAAGCTAA
- a CDS encoding DUF7714 family protein: protein MIFPDEYKHIGHSREIPDGKDRRIYFLTKYLIVENCDSESSYSLYEVTHQGGELLREVTALNMLASGDEIVRYGKELNIKDRALLIEIASDICKGNITTVIFTGIDKHLTFVHKPDLSAIMDIEIVDVVPPEPSWLASVVRRLEQSGIFGELTIKFSENLTNLRKFEGENTVFPCSSSGLEGKCLDCDVIEEDGALLVGCEISRTLFESRFPGLEYSFINICPFKSDVFKPSKPFITRCCRSEKSGIVTINGIRGAMVHWGASEFEVAKAVWELIADIRKNKEEQS, encoded by the coding sequence ATGATATTTCCTGATGAATACAAACATATCGGCCATAGCAGGGAGATTCCCGATGGCAAGGACAGGCGCATCTACTTCCTTACGAAATACCTTATTGTAGAAAATTGCGATTCAGAGAGTAGTTACTCCCTTTATGAAGTGACACATCAGGGTGGTGAACTGCTAAGAGAGGTTACTGCACTGAATATGCTAGCTTCAGGTGATGAGATAGTTCGTTATGGAAAAGAACTGAATATCAAAGACAGGGCACTACTAATAGAGATTGCATCAGATATCTGCAAGGGAAATATCACCACGGTCATATTCACAGGCATCGACAAGCACCTGACCTTTGTGCACAAACCTGACCTTTCAGCAATTATGGATATTGAAATCGTGGATGTAGTGCCACCTGAGCCTTCCTGGCTTGCAAGTGTTGTACGAAGATTGGAACAAAGCGGAATATTCGGAGAACTTACGATCAAGTTCTCAGAAAATCTCACAAACCTTCGAAAATTTGAAGGTGAAAATACCGTATTCCCATGTTCTTCTTCCGGCCTGGAAGGAAAATGCCTTGATTGCGATGTAATTGAAGAAGATGGTGCACTGCTGGTCGGATGTGAGATATCAAGGACCCTGTTTGAATCACGATTCCCGGGACTTGAGTATTCATTTATTAATATATGTCCCTTTAAATCCGATGTATTCAAACCATCGAAGCCTTTCATAACAAGGTGTTGTCGCTCCGAAAAATCCGGCATCGTGACCATTAATGGTATTCGCGGAGCAATGGTCCACTGGGGTGCATCTGAATTCGAAGTGGCTAAAGCTGTATGGGAACTTATTGCTGACATAAGAAAAAACAAAGAGGAACAATCATGA
- a CDS encoding isocitrate/isopropylmalate family dehydrogenase has product MKLAVVEGDGIGKEVIPAAIEVLDSLGLDVEKIPVELGYGKWERTGSAITDEDIDTLKECDCVFFGAVTTPPDPNYKSVLLTIRKELDMYANIRPIRPLPSVKGIHERNDFNFIIVRENTEGLYSGIEEIGTDISTTKRVVTRKGSKRIADYACKLAKSRMNKLTIVHKSNVMKSDKLFLDVSRQSAIDTGVLHRDELVDSFAYNLITSPWNYDVIVTTNLFGDILSDMSGALVGGLGLLPSANIGEKYAFFEPVHGSAPDIAGNNRANPVAAILSLKMLLEWHGDLAEAAIVEEAIDVALNMGICTPDLGGKHTTSEVGNTIAKYIRTKME; this is encoded by the coding sequence ATGAAATTGGCAGTTGTCGAAGGCGATGGAATCGGTAAAGAAGTTATTCCCGCGGCAATAGAGGTCCTTGACTCACTGGGCCTTGATGTTGAAAAAATACCGGTGGAACTTGGTTATGGAAAATGGGAGAGGACAGGTTCTGCAATAACCGACGAAGATATAGATACATTGAAAGAATGTGATTGTGTATTCTTCGGCGCAGTAACAACGCCACCTGACCCTAATTATAAGAGCGTGCTCCTGACCATTCGCAAAGAACTGGACATGTACGCAAATATACGCCCCATACGTCCTTTGCCCTCTGTAAAGGGAATTCATGAGCGTAATGATTTCAATTTCATCATTGTGAGAGAAAATACAGAAGGGCTGTATTCGGGTATCGAGGAAATAGGGACTGATATTTCCACCACCAAACGAGTGGTCACAAGAAAAGGATCAAAAAGAATTGCTGATTACGCTTGCAAACTTGCAAAGAGCAGAATGAACAAACTGACGATAGTCCATAAATCCAATGTTATGAAGTCAGACAAGCTATTTCTTGATGTTTCCCGGCAGTCTGCAATAGATACAGGGGTGCTGCACCGGGATGAACTTGTAGACTCATTTGCCTACAACCTCATTACATCTCCATGGAATTATGATGTCATAGTTACAACCAATCTCTTTGGAGATATCCTGAGTGATATGTCAGGTGCCCTGGTTGGTGGACTTGGCCTTCTGCCCAGCGCCAATATCGGAGAGAAATATGCATTCTTCGAACCGGTGCATGGAAGTGCTCCTGACATTGCTGGTAATAATAGGGCAAATCCTGTCGCTGCAATACTGAGTCTGAAAATGCTCCTTGAATGGCATGGCGATCTTGCAGAAGCAGCCATTGTTGAAGAAGCCATAGATGTCGCACTTAATATGGGTATTTGCACGCCGGATCTTGGTGGCAAACATACCACATCAGAAGTTGGCAACACTATTGCAAAATACATAAGAACAAAAATGGAATGA
- a CDS encoding ATPase domain-containing protein: MAKINVFEIPRDDLNAKLGGGFPAGSLVVIEGGSGGGKSSISQRLSFGLNENDVSVTLVSTQMTTKGFINQMYSLDYPIAPFLLNGLLLYIPVIPLVQAAKSRSDFIERLMAAEELFEKNVIIIDTLSSLIKYSVNIEKSLELISFFKKLNGMGKVIILTIESNQLSEEIASMFRSSCDVYITLKSKPLGSEVKRTILVNKFTGAKGPVGQMIGFRIEPRVGLVVEIASVS, from the coding sequence ATGGCAAAAATTAATGTATTTGAGATTCCAAGGGATGATCTTAACGCAAAATTAGGAGGTGGCTTTCCTGCCGGTTCACTGGTAGTGATCGAGGGTGGTAGCGGTGGTGGAAAGAGCTCCATCAGCCAGAGACTTTCTTTTGGTTTGAACGAGAATGACGTAAGTGTTACTTTAGTTTCCACTCAGATGACAACAAAAGGCTTTATCAACCAAATGTACTCTCTGGATTACCCGATAGCTCCTTTCCTTTTGAATGGTCTTCTATTGTACATTCCGGTAATTCCACTGGTGCAGGCTGCAAAATCACGTTCCGATTTCATTGAACGATTAATGGCGGCAGAAGAGCTTTTCGAGAAGAATGTTATAATCATTGATACTCTTTCCTCCCTGATAAAATACAGTGTGAATATAGAGAAAAGTCTAGAACTGATTTCATTTTTCAAAAAGCTCAATGGTATGGGGAAAGTGATCATACTGACAATAGAGTCTAACCAGCTGAGTGAGGAGATTGCCTCTATGTTCCGTTCTTCCTGTGATGTTTACATTACTCTTAAATCAAAGCCACTGGGAAGTGAAGTCAAGAGAACTATTCTCGTAAACAAGTTTACGGGAGCCAAAGGCCCTGTAGGTCAAATGATAGGTTTCAGGATCGAACCAAGGGTTGGTCTTGTTGTCGAGATCGCTTCAGTATCATAA
- a CDS encoding oligosaccharyl transferase, archaeosortase A system-associated → MTGENEKTKIIKFLPYCVGILISFLIALYIRTIPRAGVFISDTFVRFGGNDPWYHLRNVESILHNYPNILWFDAHTQYPNGTTQIFAPLFDMVLSTIIWIIGFGNPSQDLIYKVCAYYPAFLGAIVVIPTYFAAKWLFNRRIGLLAALLIALAPGQFLSRSIIGFNDHHIAETLLTTVVAMFMIMALKIAYKKPITFEDLKNRNFDSLKSSLPYIIMAGLALGAYSLAWYGAVFFCFILGIYITVQHIINHMHKRPTDYLAVSGVIIFGIALLMVLMVPNLSSKGLLIKGLFGGILAFPILTLISIELNKRKVEGYYYPLLIAILSIIVIILSKTFSPSTYALIASLTSYFMRTGGGLTIAEASPLLSLGGQFSLQPLWYNFGALGYISFVALAILIYKAFTQKNAPENTFLIVWTLMIIWAMLQQNRFAYYYSVNAAILSAWVGVKVLEMAGWEKLIENIKSKTFNAKNIKLMHILSAAFIVLILIYPSYSLAMQQSQGTGGPNGYWIEATQWLRYNTPDPGLDYYESYEIPAESETYQYPETAYGVMSWWDYGHWIEVIGHRIPNANPFQQGVGGRRNSIEEENLPGASTFFTTPSEEAATEVLEAIHPDPEKAGARYIVSDVEMATGKFYAMTAWTLDTADYYIQVQTDSGTMTVPGPRYYNSMEARLHIFDGNGLKQYRLVHESPIGSTQEPGYKNVYNVLYSGNLAEENTGYVKIFEYVEGASITGTAPENETVTISNTIRTNQMRTFTYTQSTTSDGTYSFTVPYSTEGPIEGETQFDTMPTGPYVISYGDVIEQVSVSELDVLNGNTIEV, encoded by the coding sequence ATGACCGGTGAAAATGAAAAGACAAAAATAATTAAGTTCCTACCTTACTGTGTAGGTATTCTTATATCATTCCTTATAGCACTATATATTAGAACTATACCTAGAGCAGGCGTGTTTATATCAGACACCTTCGTACGTTTTGGTGGAAACGATCCATGGTACCACCTGCGCAATGTTGAGTCCATTTTACATAATTACCCTAATATTCTGTGGTTCGATGCTCACACACAATATCCAAATGGTACAACCCAAATCTTTGCACCATTATTTGATATGGTACTCTCGACAATAATCTGGATTATAGGATTCGGGAACCCCAGTCAAGACCTAATCTACAAAGTTTGTGCATATTATCCTGCTTTCCTGGGGGCAATCGTAGTCATCCCCACATACTTTGCTGCTAAATGGTTATTCAATCGTAGGATAGGATTACTGGCAGCACTCCTTATAGCATTAGCACCCGGTCAGTTCCTCTCAAGGTCAATAATCGGATTCAATGACCACCACATCGCTGAAACTCTGCTAACCACTGTTGTGGCAATGTTCATGATAATGGCACTGAAGATCGCCTACAAAAAGCCGATTACCTTCGAAGACCTAAAGAACAGGAACTTTGACTCCCTGAAATCTTCCTTGCCATACATCATAATGGCAGGATTAGCACTGGGAGCTTACTCACTCGCATGGTATGGTGCCGTATTCTTCTGTTTCATTCTTGGCATCTACATCACAGTGCAACATATAATCAATCATATGCACAAACGCCCTACTGATTATCTTGCAGTCAGCGGCGTGATAATTTTTGGTATTGCATTGCTGATGGTACTAATGGTACCTAACCTCTCTTCCAAAGGACTCTTGATAAAGGGTCTCTTCGGTGGAATTTTAGCCTTCCCAATCCTTACCCTAATATCCATAGAACTTAACAAAAGGAAAGTTGAAGGATATTATTACCCACTTTTGATAGCAATATTGTCAATCATAGTGATTATCCTCTCAAAGACATTCTCACCATCTACCTATGCACTCATCGCCAGCTTGACCAGTTACTTTATGCGCACCGGTGGTGGCCTTACCATCGCTGAAGCCTCCCCCCTCCTCTCCCTTGGTGGGCAATTCTCCCTGCAACCCCTCTGGTACAATTTCGGGGCTTTGGGATACATCTCATTCGTCGCACTGGCTATACTCATCTACAAGGCATTTACCCAGAAGAACGCACCTGAGAACACATTCCTGATAGTCTGGACACTCATGATCATCTGGGCCATGCTTCAGCAGAACCGTTTTGCATACTATTATTCTGTAAATGCTGCTATCCTAAGTGCATGGGTAGGTGTTAAAGTGCTTGAAATGGCAGGATGGGAAAAACTGATTGAGAACATTAAATCAAAGACATTCAATGCTAAGAACATAAAACTAATGCACATACTTTCAGCCGCATTCATCGTACTTATCCTCATATACCCAAGCTACAGCCTTGCGATGCAGCAATCACAGGGTACCGGAGGACCTAACGGCTACTGGATAGAAGCAACCCAATGGCTCAGATACAACACACCTGACCCGGGGCTTGATTATTATGAAAGCTATGAGATTCCTGCCGAAAGTGAAACCTACCAGTACCCTGAAACTGCATACGGTGTCATGTCCTGGTGGGATTACGGACACTGGATAGAAGTAATAGGACATCGCATTCCAAACGCCAACCCCTTCCAGCAAGGTGTAGGAGGTCGCAGGAATAGTATCGAAGAAGAAAACCTACCTGGTGCATCCACTTTCTTCACGACTCCTTCTGAGGAAGCAGCAACAGAAGTGCTTGAGGCCATACACCCTGATCCTGAAAAGGCAGGTGCACGTTACATCGTTTCAGACGTTGAAATGGCTACTGGGAAATTCTATGCTATGACCGCCTGGACACTGGACACAGCTGACTATTACATACAGGTGCAAACAGATTCAGGAACCATGACTGTGCCAGGTCCACGATACTACAATTCAATGGAAGCAAGGCTTCACATATTCGATGGTAATGGACTTAAACAATACCGTCTGGTGCATGAGTCACCCATAGGAAGCACACAGGAACCCGGATATAAGAATGTATATAATGTCCTTTACAGCGGAAATCTGGCTGAAGAGAACACAGGATATGTGAAGATATTTGAATACGTTGAAGGTGCCTCCATCACAGGAACAGCACCTGAAAATGAAACTGTGACCATCAGCAACACTATACGGACAAATCAGATGAGGACATTCACTTATACGCAATCCACCACATCTGATGGAACATATTCTTTCACCGTGCCTTATTCGACAGAAGGACCAATTGAAGGCGAAACACAATTTGACACCATGCCAACGGGACCTTATGTGATAAGCTACGGAGATGTCATTGAACAGGTCAGTGTGAGTGAACTGGATGTATTGAATGGGAATACAATTGAAGTGTAA
- a CDS encoding type II/IV secretion system ATPase subunit yields the protein MDPEFQKAVQRNPHLGIYVKKFMQETGADEPTFMVSLSKDIDKENVNIILPVGDPVFVHLYGSSEIGEVKYYGIEPLLNNTERKKYEAVLDIILERSSYEPVPESEADLKELITKLLNEAIDIGSGGNVEEKGTGKFNILQKLMPIQKKVPMTQSEYNKILYHLERDIIGSGPIEPIIRDPYLEDIHSIGIDNVFIVHKIFDMVKTDLTFGDEQGLDNWLRSMSERIGRPVSDARPIADGALPDGSRINIIYSLDVSKRGSSFTMRKFSEVPVSIIQLITWGALSAEMAAYMWMCLENGMSIFFSGETASGKTTMLNACLAFVNPRSKVFSAEDTAEVQPPQPVWQQLITREEGPIDSRVDTFALLKAALRSRPNYIIVGEIRGAEGNVAFQGMQTGHPVLATFHASAVSKMIQRLTADPINVPVTFIDNLNIAMILSAVYRKGKFLRRALAIEEIEGYYEEIGGVATRAVFQWEPDTDKHKFRGLNNSYILEDKIATKLGYEDKRMIYQDLFLRARILDEMKSRGIEDYYDVLEIIVNFYKHGVEGLPFTI from the coding sequence ATGGATCCGGAATTTCAAAAAGCTGTACAAAGAAACCCTCATCTTGGAATATATGTAAAGAAATTTATGCAGGAAACCGGAGCAGATGAACCCACTTTTATGGTGAGCCTTTCAAAAGATATTGACAAAGAAAATGTTAACATCATTCTTCCAGTGGGAGATCCTGTATTCGTTCATCTTTACGGGAGCTCCGAAATTGGTGAGGTCAAATATTATGGAATAGAACCTTTACTCAACAACACTGAAAGAAAAAAATATGAAGCTGTTCTGGATATTATTCTTGAAAGATCATCCTATGAGCCTGTTCCTGAGTCTGAGGCTGATCTCAAGGAACTTATTACTAAGCTACTCAACGAAGCAATTGATATTGGTTCAGGTGGGAACGTCGAAGAAAAAGGAACCGGCAAGTTCAATATACTCCAAAAGCTGATGCCCATACAAAAAAAGGTTCCGATGACCCAGAGTGAGTACAACAAGATTCTCTATCACCTGGAAAGGGACATTATTGGTTCCGGGCCAATCGAACCCATTATCAGGGACCCTTATCTTGAAGATATCCACAGTATTGGCATTGATAATGTGTTCATCGTTCACAAAATATTCGATATGGTGAAGACTGACCTCACGTTCGGGGATGAGCAGGGACTGGATAACTGGCTGAGGAGCATGAGTGAGCGTATCGGTCGTCCTGTAAGTGATGCCCGCCCTATCGCGGATGGTGCTCTTCCAGATGGTTCCCGTATCAATATTATTTACAGTCTGGATGTCAGTAAGCGTGGAAGCAGTTTTACCATGCGTAAGTTCAGTGAGGTGCCTGTGAGCATTATCCAGCTCATTACCTGGGGTGCACTGAGTGCGGAAATGGCAGCTTATATGTGGATGTGTCTTGAGAATGGTATGAGTATTTTCTTTAGTGGTGAGACTGCAAGCGGGAAAACAACGATGCTTAATGCATGTCTTGCTTTTGTAAATCCTAGATCTAAAGTATTCTCCGCCGAGGATACGGCTGAAGTCCAGCCACCGCAGCCTGTATGGCAGCAGCTGATAACTCGTGAGGAAGGTCCTATTGACTCAAGGGTAGATACTTTCGCCCTACTTAAGGCTGCACTTCGTTCAAGACCAAACTACATCATAGTTGGTGAAATTCGAGGAGCTGAAGGTAACGTAGCTTTCCAGGGTATGCAGACAGGACACCCTGTACTTGCAACATTCCACGCATCTGCAGTTTCAAAGATGATACAGCGTCTCACAGCAGACCCTATCAACGTACCTGTCACGTTCATTGATAATCTGAACATTGCAATGATCCTGTCAGCTGTCTATCGTAAAGGTAAATTCCTGCGACGTGCCCTTGCAATTGAGGAGATTGAAGGTTATTACGAGGAGATTGGTGGTGTTGCCACAAGGGCTGTTTTCCAGTGGGAACCTGATACTGACAAGCATAAGTTCCGTGGTCTGAACAATAGTTACATCCTGGAAGACAAAATAGCTACAAAACTTGGTTATGAGGACAAGAGGATGATATATCAGGATCTTTTCCTCAGGGCAAGAATACTTGATGAAATGAAATCACGAGGTATCGAAGACTATTACGATGTTCTTGAGATCATAGTCAACTTCTATAAACATGGTGTTGAAGGCCTTCCATTTACAATCTAG